The Streptomyces sp. NBC_00691 genome has a segment encoding these proteins:
- a CDS encoding vitamin K epoxide reductase family protein — protein MTKAAVDEAASGRHDDGTIGASKAFAWMLVITGAAGVLAAWVITIDKFKLLEDPNFVPGCSLNPIVSCGNIMKSEQASVFGFPNPMLGLVTYAMVIAIGVGLLAGARYRRWYWLGLNAGTLFGVGFCTWLMYQSLYEINSLCLWCCLAWVATIVMFWYVTSHNVRSGAVPAPRALRTFFDEFTWVLPVLHIGIIGMLILTRWWDFWTS, from the coding sequence ATGACGAAGGCAGCGGTGGACGAGGCCGCGTCCGGCCGGCACGACGACGGCACGATCGGGGCGAGCAAGGCCTTCGCCTGGATGCTCGTGATCACCGGGGCGGCCGGGGTGCTCGCCGCCTGGGTCATCACGATCGACAAGTTCAAGCTCCTCGAGGACCCGAACTTCGTCCCCGGGTGCAGCCTCAACCCGATCGTCTCCTGCGGCAACATCATGAAGAGCGAGCAGGCCTCGGTCTTCGGCTTCCCCAACCCGATGCTCGGCCTCGTCACGTACGCCATGGTGATCGCGATCGGTGTCGGCCTGCTCGCCGGGGCCCGCTACCGCCGCTGGTACTGGCTCGGCCTCAACGCCGGCACCCTCTTCGGCGTCGGATTCTGCACCTGGCTGATGTACCAGTCGCTGTACGAGATCAACTCGCTGTGCCTCTGGTGCTGCCTGGCCTGGGTCGCCACCATCGTCATGTTCTGGTACGTGACCTCGCACAACGTCCGCAGCGGCGCCGTCCCCGCCCCCCGCGCCCTCCGGACCTTCTTCGACGAGTTCACCTGGGTCCTCCCCGTCCTGCACATCGGGATCATCGGCATGCTGATCCTGACCCGCTGGTGGGACTTCTGGACCAGCTGA
- the hisS gene encoding histidine--tRNA ligase: protein MSTFQAPKGTYDLIPPRSATFLAVRDAISTPLRNSGYGYIETPGFENVELFSRGVGESTDIVTKEMYTLTTKGNDHLALRPEGTASVLRAALQANLHKQGNLPVKLWYSGSYYRYERAQAGRYRHFSQVGAEAIGAEDPALDAELIILADQAYRSLGLRNFRILLNSLGDKECRPVYREALQGFLRGLDLDEETLRRAEINPLRVLDDKRESVQKQLVGAPLLGDYLCDACKAYHEEVRALITAAGVEFEDDAKLVRGLDYYTRTTFEFVHGGLGSQSAVGGGGRYDGLSEMIGGPALPSVGWALGVDRTVLALEAEGIELDLPAVTSVFAVAIGEEARRILFGKVTELRKEGISADFSFGGKGLKGAMKDANRSGARFAVVAGERDLAEGVVQLKDMESGEQQAVAVDALLDAVRAKLA from the coding sequence GTGAGCACCTTTCAGGCCCCCAAGGGCACGTACGACCTGATCCCGCCCCGCTCCGCCACGTTCCTGGCGGTCCGGGACGCGATCTCCACGCCGCTGAGGAACTCCGGCTACGGCTACATCGAGACGCCCGGTTTCGAGAACGTCGAGCTGTTCTCCCGCGGTGTCGGCGAGTCCACCGACATCGTGACCAAGGAGATGTACACCCTCACCACGAAGGGCAACGATCACCTCGCCCTCCGTCCCGAGGGCACCGCGTCCGTGCTGCGGGCGGCGCTCCAGGCCAACCTGCACAAGCAGGGCAACCTGCCGGTGAAGCTCTGGTACTCCGGCTCGTACTACCGCTACGAGCGGGCCCAGGCCGGCCGCTACCGCCACTTCTCCCAGGTCGGTGCCGAGGCGATCGGCGCGGAGGACCCGGCGCTCGACGCCGAGCTGATCATCCTGGCCGACCAGGCGTACCGCTCCCTCGGCCTGCGGAACTTCCGCATCCTGCTCAACTCGCTGGGCGACAAGGAGTGCCGTCCCGTCTACCGCGAGGCGCTCCAGGGCTTCCTGCGCGGGCTCGACCTCGACGAGGAGACCCTGCGCCGCGCCGAGATCAACCCGCTGCGCGTCCTCGACGACAAGCGCGAGTCCGTGCAGAAGCAGCTCGTCGGCGCCCCGCTGCTCGGCGACTACCTCTGCGACGCGTGCAAGGCGTACCACGAGGAGGTGCGCGCCCTGATCACCGCGGCGGGCGTGGAGTTCGAGGACGACGCCAAGCTGGTGCGCGGCCTGGACTACTACACCCGCACGACCTTCGAGTTCGTCCACGGCGGTCTCGGCTCGCAGTCGGCGGTCGGCGGCGGCGGCCGCTACGACGGCCTCTCCGAGATGATCGGCGGCCCCGCGCTGCCGTCCGTCGGCTGGGCGCTCGGGGTGGACCGCACGGTCCTCGCCCTGGAGGCGGAGGGCATCGAGCTCGACCTCCCCGCCGTCACCAGCGTCTTCGCCGTGGCCATCGGCGAGGAGGCGCGCCGGATCCTCTTCGGCAAGGTCACCGAACTGCGCAAGGAGGGCATCTCCGCGGACTTCTCGTTCGGCGGGAAGGGCCTCAAGGGCGCGATGAAGGACGCCAACCGCTCGGGTGCCCGCTTCGCCGTCGTCGCCGGTGAGCGCGACCTCGCCGAGGGCGTCGTCCAGCTCAAGGACATGGAGTCCGGCGAGCAGCAGGCGGTCGCCGTGGACGCCCTGCTCGACGCGGTACGGGCCAAGCTGGCCTGA
- a CDS encoding MBL fold metallo-hydrolase, whose protein sequence is MLIAGFPAGAWGTNCYLVAPAAGEECVIIDPGHQAAQGVEETLKKHRLKPVAVVLTHGHIDHVASVVPVCGAHDVPAWIHPSDRYMMSDPEKALGRSIGMPLMGELTVGEPDDVRELTDGAALKLAGLDFSVAHAPGHTKGSVTFRMPETTEIPSVFFSGDLLFAGSVGRTDLPGGDMDEMLASLARVCLPLDNSTVVLSGHGPQTTIGQERATNPYLRDVAAGRHGSSSPDAPRRGM, encoded by the coding sequence GTGCTGATTGCCGGGTTCCCCGCCGGGGCCTGGGGGACCAACTGCTATCTGGTCGCCCCCGCCGCAGGCGAGGAGTGCGTGATCATCGACCCGGGCCACCAGGCCGCCCAGGGTGTCGAGGAGACGCTGAAGAAGCATCGGCTCAAGCCCGTCGCCGTCGTCCTGACCCATGGACACATCGACCACGTCGCCTCCGTCGTCCCGGTGTGCGGCGCCCATGACGTCCCCGCGTGGATCCACCCGTCCGACCGCTACATGATGAGCGACCCGGAGAAGGCCCTCGGCCGCTCCATCGGGATGCCCCTCATGGGCGAGCTGACCGTGGGAGAACCCGACGACGTGCGAGAACTGACGGACGGCGCCGCGCTCAAGCTCGCCGGTCTGGACTTCTCCGTCGCCCACGCGCCCGGTCATACCAAGGGGTCGGTGACCTTCAGGATGCCGGAGACCACGGAGATCCCCTCCGTGTTCTTCTCCGGGGACCTGCTGTTCGCCGGCTCCGTCGGACGCACCGACCTTCCCGGCGGTGACATGGACGAGATGCTCGCTTCGCTGGCCCGTGTGTGCCTGCCGCTCGACAACTCGACCGTGGTGCTGTCGGGACACGGTCCCCAGACGACCATCGGCCAGGAGCGCGCCACGAACCCCTATCTGCGGGACGTGGCCGCCGGCCGCCACGGGAGCAGCAGCCCGGACGCTCCCCGACGAGGAATGTGA
- a CDS encoding peptidylprolyl isomerase — translation MVTSDQRRRQLAREKYARQQQRREENRRKAKRRNTVIAAALAVVLAAGGAVYASVALTGDDSPKDDAAGSGSSASSSPSSPAPSQSASSSAEPKMSVDAKATYAMALKTNEGDITITMDAAKTPRTVNSFSHLAGKNYFDGTKCHRLTTSGIFVLQCGDPKGDGTGGPGYTIPDENLDALGKAGANGSVTYPAGTVAMANTGQPGSGGSQFFLVYKDSPLPPSYTPFGKIDAAGLQVVEDVAAAGVTGGAADGAPKKAVTIEKATVAKK, via the coding sequence GTGGTCACCAGCGATCAGCGGCGGCGGCAGCTTGCCAGGGAGAAGTACGCGCGGCAGCAGCAGCGGCGGGAGGAGAACCGACGCAAGGCGAAGCGCCGCAACACCGTCATCGCGGCCGCCCTCGCGGTGGTCCTCGCGGCGGGCGGCGCGGTGTACGCGTCCGTGGCGCTGACGGGCGACGACTCCCCCAAGGACGACGCGGCGGGCTCCGGCAGCTCGGCGAGCAGCTCGCCCAGCAGCCCGGCGCCCTCACAGAGCGCGTCGTCGAGCGCCGAGCCGAAGATGTCGGTGGACGCCAAGGCCACGTACGCCATGGCGCTCAAGACGAACGAGGGCGACATCACGATCACCATGGACGCGGCGAAGACCCCGCGCACGGTGAACTCCTTCTCGCACCTCGCGGGCAAGAACTACTTCGACGGCACGAAGTGCCACCGCCTCACCACCAGCGGCATCTTCGTGCTGCAGTGCGGTGACCCCAAGGGCGACGGCACCGGCGGCCCGGGCTACACCATCCCGGACGAGAACCTGGACGCCCTGGGCAAGGCGGGCGCGAACGGCTCGGTCACCTACCCCGCGGGCACCGTGGCGATGGCGAACACCGGGCAGCCGGGCAGCGGCGGCTCGCAGTTCTTCCTGGTCTACAAGGACAGCCCGCTGCCGCCCAGCTACACGCCGTTCGGGAAGATCGACGCGGCCGGCCTCCAGGTGGTCGAGGACGTCGCCGCGGCCGGTGTCACCGGCGGCGCCGCCGACGGTGCCCCGAAGAAGGCCGTCACCATCGAGAAGGCGACCGTGGCGAAGAAGTGA
- a CDS encoding DUF349 domain-containing protein, whose product MSSDPWGRVDETGTVYVRTAEGEKVVGSWQAGTPEEALAYFERKYEGLVVEIGLLEKRVKTTDLSAKDATAAIEHIRHQIDEHHAVGDLAALATRLDKLVETVDSRREERKAQKAKQTDEARSAKEKLVTEAEELAQSEQWRSAGERLRALVDTWKGLPRLDRKSDDELWHRFSHARSAFSKRRKAHFASLDAQREDARKAKERLVAEAESLSNSTDWATTAARYRDLMTEWKAAGRAQREHEDDLWNRFRGAQDVFFAARGEVFAERDAEQTENLKLKEELATEAEKLLPVSDLKAARAAFRSLNERWEAVGHVPRDARPKVEGRMHTVERAIQEAEETEWRRTNPEARARAAGLTGQLQDAVEKLRKQIDAARAAGNDAKADKLSRELEGRQALLDQAMKGLEEFGG is encoded by the coding sequence GTGAGCAGCGACCCGTGGGGCCGCGTCGACGAGACGGGCACCGTGTACGTGCGGACGGCCGAAGGCGAGAAGGTCGTCGGATCGTGGCAGGCCGGCACCCCTGAGGAGGCTCTGGCCTACTTCGAGCGCAAGTACGAGGGCTTGGTTGTCGAGATCGGCCTCCTCGAGAAGCGGGTGAAGACCACCGACCTCTCGGCGAAGGACGCCACCGCGGCGATCGAGCACATCCGGCACCAGATCGACGAGCACCACGCCGTCGGCGATCTGGCCGCGCTCGCGACCCGCCTCGACAAGCTCGTCGAGACGGTCGACTCGCGCCGTGAGGAGCGCAAGGCCCAGAAGGCCAAGCAGACCGACGAGGCGCGCTCCGCCAAGGAGAAGCTCGTCACCGAGGCCGAGGAGCTGGCCCAGAGCGAGCAGTGGCGCTCCGCCGGCGAGCGGCTGCGGGCGCTCGTGGACACCTGGAAGGGCCTGCCCCGGCTCGACCGCAAGTCCGACGACGAGCTGTGGCACCGCTTCTCGCACGCCCGCTCGGCGTTCTCGAAGCGCCGCAAGGCCCACTTCGCCTCGCTCGACGCCCAGCGCGAGGACGCCCGCAAGGCCAAGGAGCGCCTGGTCGCCGAGGCGGAGTCGCTGTCGAACTCCACCGACTGGGCCACGACGGCGGCCCGCTACCGCGACCTCATGACCGAGTGGAAGGCGGCCGGCCGCGCCCAGCGCGAGCACGAGGACGACCTGTGGAACCGCTTCCGCGGCGCCCAGGACGTCTTCTTCGCGGCGCGCGGCGAGGTCTTCGCCGAGCGGGACGCGGAGCAGACCGAGAACCTCAAGCTCAAGGAGGAACTCGCGACCGAGGCCGAGAAGCTGCTGCCGGTGTCGGACCTCAAGGCGGCGCGCGCCGCCTTCCGTTCCCTCAACGAGCGGTGGGAGGCCGTCGGCCACGTCCCGCGTGACGCCCGCCCCAAGGTCGAGGGCCGGATGCACACGGTGGAGCGGGCCATCCAGGAGGCCGAGGAGACCGAGTGGCGCCGGACGAACCCGGAGGCGCGCGCGCGTGCCGCGGGTCTGACCGGTCAGCTCCAGGACGCGGTCGAGAAGCTCCGCAAGCAGATCGACGCGGCCCGTGCCGCAGGCAACGACGCCAAGGCCGACAAGCTCTCCCGTGAGCTGGAGGGCCGCCAGGCCCTGCTCGACCAGGCCATGAAGGGCCTGGAGGAGTTCGGCGGCTGA
- a CDS encoding RelA/SpoT family protein: protein MPDEAQSLSAAQPDPKADKAAPGTGTPQNKPAETGPAPAAAAPPAPKPPAPEAPAPTRPAPAAPARSGGSSNRVRARLARLGVQRSSPYNPVLEPLLRIVRSNDPKIETATLRQVERAYQVAERWHRGQKRKSGDPYITHPLAVTTILAELGMDPATLMAGLLHDTVEDTEYGLDTLRRDFGDQVALLVDGVTKLDKVKFGEAAQAETVRKMVVAMAKDPRVLVIKLADRLHNMRTMRYLKREKQEKKARETLEIYAPLAHRLGMNTIKWELEDLAFAILYPKMYDEIVRLVAERAPKRDEYLAIVTDEVQADLRAARIKATVTGRPKHYYSVYQKMIVRGRDFAEIYDLVGIRVLVDTVRDCYAALGTVHARWNPVPGRFKDYIAMPKFNMYQSLHTTVIGPNGKPVELQIRTFDMHRRAEYGIAAHWKYKQEAVAGASKVRADVPKKAGKDDHLNDMAWLRQLLDWQKETEDPSEFLESLRFDLSRNEVFVFTPKGDVIALPAGATPVDFSYAVHTEVGHRTIGARVNGRLVPLESTLDNGDLVEVFTSKAAGAGPSRDWLGFVKSPRARNKIRAWFSKERRDEAIEQGKDSIARAMRKQNLPIQRILTGDSLVTLAHEMRYSDISSLYAAIGEGHVTAQSIVQKLVQALGGEEAATEDIDEATPPTRGRSKRRSNADPGVVVKGVEDVWVKLARCCTPVPGDPIIGFVTRGSGVSVHRSDCVNVESLSREPERILEVEWAPTQSSVFLVAIQVEALDRSRLLSDVTRVLSDQHVNILSAAVQTSRDRVATSRFTFEMGDPKHLGHVLKAVRGVEGVYDVYRVTSARRP from the coding sequence TTGCCAGACGAGGCCCAGTCACTCTCCGCCGCGCAGCCCGACCCGAAGGCCGATAAGGCCGCGCCGGGGACCGGCACGCCCCAGAACAAGCCCGCGGAGACCGGGCCCGCGCCTGCCGCCGCCGCGCCGCCGGCCCCCAAGCCGCCGGCGCCCGAGGCCCCGGCGCCCACGCGGCCCGCCCCGGCGGCGCCCGCCCGCTCGGGCGGCTCGTCCAACCGCGTCCGTGCCCGTCTCGCCCGGCTGGGCGTCCAGCGCTCCTCCCCGTACAACCCGGTCCTCGAACCCCTGCTGCGGATCGTCCGCTCCAACGACCCGAAGATCGAGACGGCGACGCTCCGCCAGGTCGAGCGGGCCTATCAGGTCGCCGAGCGCTGGCACCGCGGCCAGAAGCGCAAGAGCGGCGACCCGTACATCACGCACCCGCTCGCCGTGACGACCATCCTCGCCGAGCTGGGCATGGACCCGGCGACGCTGATGGCCGGCCTGCTGCACGACACCGTCGAGGACACCGAGTACGGCCTCGACACCCTGCGCCGGGACTTCGGCGACCAGGTCGCGCTGCTCGTCGACGGCGTCACCAAGCTCGACAAGGTCAAGTTCGGCGAGGCCGCGCAGGCGGAGACCGTCCGCAAGATGGTCGTCGCCATGGCCAAGGACCCGCGGGTCCTGGTCATCAAGCTCGCCGACCGCCTGCACAACATGCGCACCATGCGTTACCTCAAGCGGGAGAAGCAGGAGAAGAAGGCCCGCGAGACCCTGGAGATCTACGCGCCCCTGGCCCACCGCCTGGGCATGAACACCATCAAGTGGGAGCTGGAGGACCTCGCCTTCGCGATCCTCTACCCCAAGATGTACGACGAGATCGTCCGGCTCGTCGCCGAGCGCGCCCCCAAGCGGGACGAGTACCTCGCCATAGTGACCGACGAGGTCCAGGCCGATCTGCGCGCCGCCCGCATCAAGGCGACCGTGACCGGCCGCCCCAAGCACTACTACAGCGTCTACCAGAAGATGATCGTCCGCGGCCGTGACTTCGCGGAGATCTACGACCTGGTGGGCATCCGCGTCCTCGTGGACACCGTCCGCGACTGCTACGCGGCCCTCGGCACCGTCCACGCGCGATGGAACCCGGTCCCCGGCCGGTTCAAGGACTACATCGCGATGCCGAAGTTCAACATGTACCAGTCGCTGCACACGACGGTCATCGGACCCAACGGCAAGCCCGTCGAGCTGCAGATCCGCACCTTCGACATGCACCGGCGCGCCGAGTACGGCATCGCCGCGCACTGGAAGTACAAGCAGGAGGCCGTCGCCGGTGCCTCCAAGGTCCGTGCCGACGTGCCGAAGAAGGCCGGCAAGGACGACCACCTCAACGACATGGCGTGGCTGCGCCAGCTCCTCGACTGGCAGAAGGAGACCGAGGACCCCAGCGAGTTCCTGGAGTCCCTGCGCTTCGACCTCTCGCGCAACGAGGTCTTCGTCTTCACACCCAAGGGCGACGTCATCGCGTTGCCCGCCGGCGCGACCCCGGTCGACTTCTCGTACGCCGTCCACACCGAGGTCGGCCACCGCACCATAGGAGCGCGGGTCAACGGGCGGCTGGTGCCGCTCGAATCGACCCTCGACAACGGCGACCTGGTCGAGGTCTTCACCTCCAAGGCGGCCGGCGCCGGGCCCTCCCGCGACTGGCTGGGCTTCGTCAAGTCCCCGCGCGCCCGCAACAAGATCCGGGCCTGGTTCTCCAAGGAGCGCCGCGACGAGGCCATCGAGCAGGGCAAGGACTCCATCGCGCGGGCCATGCGCAAGCAGAACCTGCCGATCCAGCGGATCCTCACCGGCGACTCGCTCGTCACCCTCGCCCACGAGATGCGCTACAGCGACATCTCCTCGCTGTACGCGGCGATCGGCGAGGGTCATGTCACCGCCCAGTCGATCGTGCAGAAGCTCGTCCAGGCGCTCGGCGGCGAGGAGGCGGCCACCGAGGACATCGACGAGGCGACACCGCCCACCCGCGGCCGCTCCAAGCGCCGCTCCAACGCCGACCCCGGTGTCGTCGTCAAGGGCGTCGAGGACGTCTGGGTGAAGCTGGCCCGCTGCTGCACCCCCGTGCCCGGCGACCCGATCATCGGCTTCGTCACCCGCGGCAGTGGCGTATCGGTTCACCGCAGCGACTGCGTCAACGTGGAGAGCCTCTCCCGGGAGCCGGAGCGGATCCTCGAGGTCGAGTGGGCGCCCACCCAGTCCTCGGTCTTCCTCGTCGCCATCCAGGTCGAGGCCCTGGACCGGTCGCGGCTGCTCTCCGACGTCACCCGGGTCCTCTCGGACCAGCACGTCAACATCCTCTCGGCGGCCGTCCAGACCTCCCGCGACCGGGTGGCCACCTCGCGCTTCACCTTCGAGATGGGCGACCCGAAGCACCTGGGCCACGTCCTGAAGGCCGTACGGGGCGTGGAGGGCGTCTACGACGTGTACCGCGTGACCTCGGCCCGCAGGCCCTAG
- a CDS encoding adenine phosphoribosyltransferase, protein MTAEAQDVTDLLLSRIRDVPDYPKPGVLFKDITPLLADPGAFTALTDALAGLCTAHGATKIVGLEARGFILAAPVAVRAGLGFIPVRKAGKLPGATLRQAYELEYGTAEIEVHAEDLAAGDRVMVIDDVLATGGTAEASIELIRRAGAEVAGVAVLMELGFLPGRSRLEPALNGAPLTALITV, encoded by the coding sequence ATGACCGCCGAGGCCCAGGACGTCACCGACCTCCTGCTCAGCCGCATCCGCGACGTACCGGACTACCCGAAGCCGGGCGTGCTGTTCAAGGACATCACGCCGCTGCTCGCGGACCCGGGGGCGTTCACGGCGCTCACCGACGCCCTCGCCGGGCTGTGCACCGCGCACGGTGCGACGAAGATCGTCGGTCTCGAGGCGCGCGGCTTCATCCTGGCCGCCCCGGTGGCCGTCCGCGCGGGACTGGGCTTCATCCCGGTCCGCAAGGCCGGCAAGCTCCCCGGGGCGACGCTCCGCCAGGCGTACGAGCTGGAGTACGGCACCGCCGAGATCGAGGTGCACGCCGAGGACCTGGCCGCGGGCGACCGCGTCATGGTCATCGACGACGTCCTCGCCACCGGCGGTACGGCCGAGGCCTCGATCGAGCTCATCCGCCGCGCGGGCGCCGAGGTGGCGGGCGTCGCGGTCCTGATGGAACTCGGCTTCCTCCCGGGCCGCTCCCGGCTGGAGCCGGCTCTGAACGGCGCTCCGCTCACGGCGCTGATCACCGTCTGA
- the secF gene encoding protein translocase subunit SecF, with the protein MSKLGDLGARLHRGEVGYDFIGNRKIWYGLSILITITAIVALAVRGLNMGIEFQGGAVFTTPKSEVSVSQAQEYAEEASGHDAIVQQLGNGSLRIQVGGLDTAQSDKVRSELAKDLNVPEDKIAAELVGPSWGEQIATKAWTGLGVFMILVVIYLAIAFEWRMAVAALIALIHDLTITVGIYSLVGFEVTVGTVIGLLTILGYSLYDTVVVFDSLKEQTKDITKQTRFTYSEMANRSINGTLVRSINTTVVALLPVAGLLFIGGGVLGAGMLNDISLSLFVGLAAGAYSSIFIATPLVADLKEREPAIRALKKRIMAKRAGAAAKGESYDGSDDPSDDHEVAVVGPRASRRGRSSEQRG; encoded by the coding sequence ATGTCGAAGCTCGGCGATCTCGGCGCCCGGCTCCACCGTGGTGAGGTCGGCTACGACTTCATCGGCAACCGCAAGATCTGGTATGGCCTGTCCATCCTGATCACCATCACCGCCATCGTCGCCCTGGCCGTCCGCGGCCTCAACATGGGCATCGAGTTCCAGGGCGGTGCCGTCTTCACCACCCCGAAGTCGGAAGTCTCCGTCAGCCAGGCGCAGGAGTACGCGGAAGAGGCCTCCGGCCACGACGCGATCGTCCAGCAGCTCGGCAACGGCTCCCTGCGCATCCAGGTCGGCGGCCTCGACACCGCGCAGTCCGACAAGGTCCGCTCGGAGCTCGCCAAGGACCTGAACGTCCCCGAGGACAAGATCGCGGCGGAGCTCGTCGGCCCCAGCTGGGGTGAGCAGATCGCCACCAAGGCCTGGACCGGCCTCGGGGTCTTCATGATCCTCGTGGTGATCTATCTGGCCATCGCCTTCGAGTGGAGAATGGCGGTCGCCGCGCTCATCGCGCTGATCCACGACCTCACGATCACGGTCGGCATCTACTCGCTGGTCGGCTTCGAGGTGACCGTCGGTACGGTCATCGGTCTGCTGACGATCCTCGGTTATTCGCTGTACGACACGGTCGTCGTCTTCGACTCCCTCAAGGAACAGACGAAGGACATCACGAAGCAGACCCGCTTCACGTACAGCGAGATGGCCAACCGCTCGATCAACGGCACCCTGGTCCGTTCGATCAACACCACCGTCGTCGCGCTGCTGCCGGTCGCCGGCCTGCTCTTCATCGGTGGTGGCGTCCTCGGCGCCGGCATGCTCAACGACATCTCGCTGTCGCTGTTCGTCGGTCTCGCCGCCGGTGCGTACTCCTCGATCTTCATCGCCACCCCGCTCGTCGCCGACCTCAAGGAGCGCGAGCCGGCGATCAGGGCGCTCAAGAAGCGCATCATGGCGAAGCGGGCCGGTGCGGCCGCCAAGGGCGAGTCGTACGACGGGTCGGACGACCCCTCGGACGACCACGAGGTCGCCGTCGTCGGTCCGCGGGCGAGCCGTCGCGGCCGCTCCTCGGAGCAGCGAGGATGA